CGGATAAAATATTGTCAGATGGAACCAAAAAACAGGGAGATTTAAGAATTCCATTATTTAAGATTTTCAAAAATAACGAGTATAAAAATAAGAGAAACCAACCTATTTATTTAGCCCATCGCCAAGATTATACTAAAGTATCATATGCAAATTTCAGAGTATTTATTCCTAAAAATTTAATTTTAGACCAAACCATACCTGCTGAAAAAAATGGAAATTCTTCTACACAGCCAACAGAAGCAATTAACATTATTTCTACACAGTATCACAACCTCCTTAACTTCTACAAATTAGCAGGAAAAAGCTATGAAAGTTATTGCTATTCTACAGAAGAATAAACTCATAAAAATTAAAACAACAGACCTTTAAATCAACATAAAATGAAACAAGTAAATTTTAGTCATTCAGGAGGTTTCCCTCTCGAACAGGAAACTTTAGAAAGGCTTCAAACCGCTTACAGATCTGAATTGTACGAAGCCATAAAAGCTCATTTCAGTATTGAACTAGATAAAAATTATATTATAACTCATGCCACAGCTGGAACAAAAGGATGGGTAATTATTAATAGAGATGAAAATAATTTACAGCTTCCAGGAATTTTATATCCAATTGCCGAAGGTTTAAATACAGGCTATTTAAAAACCACTAGAATAGGAACCAATTTAGTATATGGAACAGGTGTATCTCAAACTGCTTATTTTGATTATGAAGCGAAATACATAAGCTCATCTGATTATTCAAATCGCCCAACCAATTCTCAAAATAATGATGCTTTAACGGTTAACTATTACAACTTACAAAGCTTTAGAACTATAAAAGATATTAAATCTATTGAATCCAATATAGATTTAATCAATCAGTCTTATCTTCCATTAAATGGATCAAAAGCTATGCAAGGAGATTTGAATTTGGGAATTTATCAGTTATCTAAATTAGACACAAAAGAGAATAATACTGCTAATGTGCGATCTGCTGAATTCAAATTAGGATCTGCAAATAAAAGAGGATTACGTCATTCTGGTGATTACCTTGGAAGAGCTTTAGTTGACAACAGTACTTCTTCAGAAACAAATCTTAGCCTAAATTACAATGCCGATTGGGACAATACTTACATTGGAGGTAAAGTATATTTAAATAATTTAAATACAACTACTTCTAATGGTACTCTGCTAGTTTTAGACAATCAAAATCAGATTAATAAAAACAATACCTTAATCAATTCATTAATTAATCGTATTACCGATTTAGAAAACAGACCCGCCTCAACGGTTCCTATTGGAATGATTGCTCTTTGGGGTAAACCAGCACCATTTCCTGAAGGCTGGGAAGAATATATCCCATTAAGAGGAAGGATGCCTGTAGGTTTAGATACAGGTGATTCTTCATTTTCAACACTTAATGCTGTTGGAGGAGCCAAAAACAAGAAATTAACAATCGATGAGCTTCCAAAAGTAAGCCCCGTAAACGGAACCATATTAAAAAAAGGAGGAGCTTGGGGAAGTGACAAAGGATTAACTATAGGAGATTATGCTAACGGAGATTATGCTCCAGGAGAATTAATAAAACCTTTTGGCGGTGATCAAGAATTTAGTTTAATGAACCCCTACAGAATTGTTCATTTTATAGAGTATACAGGAAATCCAACCGACACAACACCGCCTACAAGCCCAAATAATTTAACTGTTTCAAACATTGGCACAACTTCGTTAACTTTAAATTGGACAGCAGCAACTGATAATGTTGGTGTTACTAATTATCTAGTTTATAAAGACAATAGTAATATTCCCTTAATTGAATTGGGAAAAGATATTCTAACGTATTATGTTACTGGCTTAGCAAGTAATACAACTTATAGCTTCCAAGTAAAAGCAAAAGATGCTAGAGGAAATCTATCTACTCCCGCAACAAAAAATGCGACCACAAATGCATCTCCTGCCAATCCAACGGTGCCAACATTACAACATGCTTATTATGGGGGAGAAAACATGATACTCCAATGGCCAAATTATATTGACGAAGGTCCAATAACTTACGAATTATATCGTAGTATAAATGGTGGAGGCTCTATGCTTCTAAAAACATCAACGGATACTTTTTACTATGATAATTTATCAAATGGGGTAACATATTCATACCAAATAAGAATTAATTCAAATGGATATATATCTCCATATAGTAATACTGTCACAGTAACAGGTACATCTTCATAAAAACTAGTTAATGATCTTTTGGGACATAAAGTCCCAAAGGATTATTTACCCCCTTCAAACAAATTTTCAAAAACAAAAAATCATGCAAAAAATTTCAGAATATACAGACCAATTAAAATTACTGCTGTATGTAATTTTTATGTATTTAGAAATGGATACAGGAATAGTTAAAGTACTATTTTATTTAATGATAATGGATACCTTTTTAG
This is a stretch of genomic DNA from Flavobacterium endoglycinae. It encodes these proteins:
- a CDS encoding fibronectin type III domain-containing protein; the encoded protein is MKQVNFSHSGGFPLEQETLERLQTAYRSELYEAIKAHFSIELDKNYIITHATAGTKGWVIINRDENNLQLPGILYPIAEGLNTGYLKTTRIGTNLVYGTGVSQTAYFDYEAKYISSSDYSNRPTNSQNNDALTVNYYNLQSFRTIKDIKSIESNIDLINQSYLPLNGSKAMQGDLNLGIYQLSKLDTKENNTANVRSAEFKLGSANKRGLRHSGDYLGRALVDNSTSSETNLSLNYNADWDNTYIGGKVYLNNLNTTTSNGTLLVLDNQNQINKNNTLINSLINRITDLENRPASTVPIGMIALWGKPAPFPEGWEEYIPLRGRMPVGLDTGDSSFSTLNAVGGAKNKKLTIDELPKVSPVNGTILKKGGAWGSDKGLTIGDYANGDYAPGELIKPFGGDQEFSLMNPYRIVHFIEYTGNPTDTTPPTSPNNLTVSNIGTTSLTLNWTAATDNVGVTNYLVYKDNSNIPLIELGKDILTYYVTGLASNTTYSFQVKAKDARGNLSTPATKNATTNASPANPTVPTLQHAYYGGENMILQWPNYIDEGPITYELYRSINGGGSMLLKTSTDTFYYDNLSNGVTYSYQIRINSNGYISPYSNTVTVTGTSS